The Kineosporia sp. NBRC 101731 genome has a window encoding:
- a CDS encoding GGDEF domain-containing protein, giving the protein MQDIWRMLRAPDPDIDDVVRRELLSQSAEAARVSNLLGAGLVVTAVTVLGFGHVPWPGVIGWCALTMTWCVFFHHAVPRLVIRQATGSLTALGRRFTVIQVFAGLIWGSICVLVRPAQEQPELIAVPVAVVMLADAANLLFCNATPVAYRGYHVGIVVISSMGLASQGFWSLLAFIAFGAIGAPTLARYGYRQVAEARLLARQNALLADEVRTEREAVEQINLRLSEANAELAHKATRDPLTGLPNRALFFDHLASALVRSRQVGRRLGVIYFDLDRFKVVNDSLGHGAGDDLLRQAGARISAVLRSGDVLARLGGDEFVVLTGDRSDPTGGAGVAERVRQVLEEPFVLDGREVRVSSSLGVAVDDGFSTGEQLVEFADIALYRAKQGGRNRVARFSPSMLEPTGP; this is encoded by the coding sequence GTGCAGGACATCTGGCGGATGCTCCGGGCCCCGGACCCGGACATCGACGACGTCGTGCGCCGGGAGCTGCTGAGCCAGTCCGCGGAGGCGGCCCGGGTCAGCAACCTGCTCGGCGCCGGGCTGGTCGTCACCGCCGTCACCGTGCTGGGATTCGGCCACGTGCCCTGGCCCGGGGTGATCGGCTGGTGCGCCCTGACGATGACCTGGTGCGTGTTCTTCCACCACGCCGTGCCCCGGCTGGTCATCCGCCAGGCGACCGGTTCCCTGACGGCGCTCGGGCGCCGGTTCACCGTGATCCAGGTCTTCGCCGGCCTGATCTGGGGCAGCATCTGCGTGCTGGTGCGGCCGGCCCAGGAGCAGCCCGAGCTGATCGCCGTGCCGGTGGCGGTGGTGATGCTGGCCGACGCCGCGAACCTGCTGTTCTGCAACGCCACGCCGGTCGCCTACCGGGGGTACCACGTCGGCATCGTGGTGATCAGCAGCATGGGCCTGGCCTCCCAGGGCTTCTGGTCGCTGCTCGCCTTCATCGCGTTCGGCGCGATAGGGGCCCCGACGCTGGCCCGGTACGGGTACCGGCAGGTGGCCGAGGCCCGGCTGCTGGCCCGGCAGAACGCCCTGCTGGCCGACGAGGTGCGCACCGAACGCGAGGCCGTCGAGCAGATCAACCTGCGGCTGTCCGAGGCCAACGCCGAGCTCGCGCACAAGGCCACCCGGGACCCGCTGACCGGTCTGCCGAACCGGGCCCTGTTCTTCGACCACCTGGCCAGCGCCCTGGTGCGCAGCCGTCAGGTGGGGCGCCGGCTCGGCGTCATCTACTTCGACCTCGACCGGTTCAAGGTCGTCAACGACAGCCTGGGTCACGGTGCCGGTGACGACCTGCTGCGCCAGGCCGGCGCCCGGATCAGCGCCGTGCTGCGCAGCGGCGACGTACTGGCGCGCCTGGGTGGTGACGAGTTCGTCGTGCTCACCGGCGACCGCAGCGACCCCACCGGCGGCGCCGGGGTGGCCGAGCGGGTCCGTCAGGTGCTGGAGGAGCCGTTCGTGCTGGACGGACGCGAGGTACGGGTCTCCTCCAGTCTCGGGGTAGCGGTCGACGACGGCTTCTCGACCGGCGAGCAGCTGGTCGAGTTCGCCGACATCGCCCTCTACCGGGCCAAGCAGGGCGGGCGGAACCGGGTGGCCCGGTTCAGCCCCTCCATGCTGGAGCCGACCGGGCCCTAG
- a CDS encoding neutral zinc metallopeptidase: MGIEFDDDRVDVGGVDDRRGMGVAGGGLAIGGGAGVVGLVIYLLVAVLGGGSGDGGGSGLPQLGAGSANSTGKQESRQELSDRCNTQGALDEYTDCRLIKVYDIADNTWEDEFARRGLDYHAPQLAFFDDAVSTGCGQASSQVGPFYCPSGEEIFLDLNFLDQLQKEYGAEGEFAQAYILAHEYGHHLQTLLGTEEQVRQAQQKNPKQENEYSVAMELQADCYAGVWSTLADQRKSGIDLTKANIAEAQKAAQAVGDDRIQKKATGRVDQDSWTHGSAAQRKQWFTTGYSSGDIDQCDTFASMGL, translated from the coding sequence GTGGGTATCGAGTTCGACGACGATCGGGTGGACGTCGGTGGCGTGGACGACCGCCGCGGCATGGGAGTGGCCGGCGGTGGCCTCGCCATCGGCGGTGGTGCCGGTGTGGTGGGTCTGGTGATCTACCTGCTGGTGGCCGTGCTCGGCGGTGGGTCCGGCGACGGCGGTGGCAGTGGTCTGCCGCAGCTGGGCGCGGGCAGTGCCAACAGCACCGGCAAGCAGGAATCACGGCAGGAACTGTCCGACCGCTGCAACACCCAGGGCGCCCTGGACGAGTACACCGACTGCCGGCTGATCAAGGTCTACGACATCGCGGACAACACCTGGGAGGACGAGTTCGCCCGGCGCGGCCTGGACTATCACGCGCCCCAGCTGGCGTTCTTCGACGACGCCGTGAGCACCGGCTGCGGCCAGGCGTCCTCACAGGTCGGGCCGTTCTACTGCCCCTCCGGCGAGGAGATCTTCCTGGACCTGAACTTCCTCGACCAGCTGCAGAAGGAGTACGGGGCCGAGGGCGAGTTCGCACAGGCCTACATCCTGGCCCACGAGTACGGCCACCACCTGCAGACGCTGCTGGGCACCGAGGAGCAGGTGCGCCAGGCCCAGCAGAAGAACCCGAAGCAGGAGAACGAGTACTCGGTCGCGATGGAACTCCAGGCCGACTGCTACGCCGGGGTCTGGTCGACGCTGGCCGACCAGCGCAAGAGCGGTATCGACCTGACCAAGGCCAACATCGCCGAGGCGCAGAAGGCCGCGCAGGCCGTGGGCGACGACCGCATCCAGAAGAAGGCGACCGGCCGGGTCGACCAGGACTCCTGGACCCACGGTTCGGCGGCCCAGCGCAAGCAGTGGTTCACCACCGGCTACTCCAGCGGCGACATCGACCAGTGCGACACGTTCGCGTCGATGGGGCTTTAG
- a CDS encoding ABC-F family ATP-binding cassette domain-containing protein: MITASGVELRAGSRLLVENANFRVGPGQRVGLVGRNGAGKTTLTKVLAGEGQPAAGTVSRSGEVGYLPQDPRTADLTILARDRVLSARGLDEVIRNMRVAEGEMASVVDATRDAAMDRYSRLEAEFTAGGGYAAESEAATICASLSLPDRVLEQPLGTLSGGQRRRVELARILFSGSDTLLLDEPTNHLDADSIAWLRDFLKVWNGGLIVISHDVELLEVVVNQVYHLDANRSALDIYNVGWKKYLEARETDEKRRRRERQNAEKKASILLQQADKMRAKATKATAAQNMAKRAEKLLSGLEDTRKADKVAKLRFPQPAPCGRTPLTAEGLSKSYGSLEIFTDVSLAIDRGSRVVVLGLNGAGKTTLLRMLGGIEKPDTGEVVSGHGLRLGYYAQEHETLDTDRTVLENMRTASPDLNDTQIRTVLGSFLFGGDDASKPAGVLSGGEKTRLALATLVVSGANVLLLDEPTNNLDPASREEVLDALRRYEGAIILVTHDEGAVEALNPERVVLLPDGEEDLWSRDYLDLVTLA; this comes from the coding sequence ATGATCACTGCCTCCGGTGTAGAGCTGCGCGCCGGCTCACGACTTCTCGTCGAGAACGCCAACTTCCGTGTCGGCCCAGGTCAGCGCGTCGGACTGGTCGGCCGCAACGGCGCCGGGAAGACCACTCTGACCAAGGTTCTGGCCGGGGAGGGGCAGCCCGCCGCGGGCACCGTCTCCCGTAGCGGCGAGGTCGGATATCTGCCGCAGGACCCGCGCACCGCAGACCTCACGATCCTGGCCCGCGACCGGGTGCTCAGTGCCCGGGGGCTGGACGAGGTGATCCGGAACATGCGGGTGGCCGAGGGCGAGATGGCCAGCGTCGTCGACGCGACCCGCGACGCCGCGATGGACCGCTACTCCCGCCTGGAGGCCGAGTTCACGGCCGGCGGCGGGTACGCGGCCGAGAGCGAGGCCGCCACCATCTGCGCCAGCCTGAGCCTGCCCGACCGCGTGCTGGAGCAGCCGCTGGGCACCCTCTCGGGTGGTCAGCGCCGCCGCGTCGAGCTGGCCCGGATCCTGTTCTCGGGCTCCGACACCCTGCTGCTCGACGAGCCCACCAACCACCTCGACGCCGACTCGATCGCCTGGCTGCGCGACTTCCTGAAGGTCTGGAACGGCGGCCTGATCGTGATCAGCCACGACGTGGAGCTGCTGGAGGTCGTGGTCAACCAGGTCTACCACCTGGACGCGAACCGCTCGGCCCTCGACATCTACAACGTCGGCTGGAAGAAGTACCTGGAGGCGCGCGAGACGGACGAGAAGCGCCGCCGCCGCGAGCGCCAGAACGCCGAGAAGAAGGCGTCGATCCTCCTGCAGCAGGCCGACAAGATGCGCGCCAAGGCGACCAAGGCCACGGCCGCGCAGAACATGGCCAAGCGTGCGGAGAAGCTGCTGTCCGGCCTGGAAGACACCCGCAAGGCCGACAAGGTGGCCAAGCTCCGTTTCCCGCAGCCGGCCCCCTGCGGTCGCACGCCGCTGACCGCCGAGGGGCTCAGCAAGAGCTACGGCAGCCTGGAGATCTTCACCGACGTCTCGCTGGCCATCGACCGCGGTTCCCGGGTCGTCGTGCTCGGTCTCAACGGAGCCGGCAAGACCACGCTGCTGCGCATGCTCGGCGGCATCGAGAAGCCCGACACCGGAGAGGTGGTCTCGGGCCACGGCCTGCGGCTGGGCTACTACGCGCAGGAGCACGAGACCCTCGACACCGACCGCACCGTGCTCGAGAACATGCGCACCGCGTCGCCCGATCTGAACGACACCCAGATCCGTACCGTGCTCGGCTCGTTCCTCTTCGGCGGCGACGACGCCTCCAAGCCCGCCGGTGTGCTCTCCGGCGGTGAGAAGACCCGGCTGGCGCTCGCCACCCTGGTCGTCTCCGGCGCGAACGTGCTGCTGCTCGACGAGCCCACCAACAACCTCGACCCGGCCAGCAGGGAAGAGGTGCTGGACGCCCTGCGCCGCTACGAGGGCGCCATCATTCTGGTGACTCACGACGAGGGTGCGGTGGAGGCGCTCAACCCCGAACGGGTGGTTCTTCTGCCCGACGGTGAGGAAGACCTGTGGAGCCGCGACTACCTCGACCTCGTCACCCTGGCCTGA
- a CDS encoding helix-turn-helix domain-containing protein, protein MSVKSLCVAGRLAGSSTRDHHGPRTTHVRGGFVAESVKKGARITGTDRSKLAGELKKKYTSGASIRALAEETGRSYGFVHRILTENEVQLRGRGGATRGKAKQH, encoded by the coding sequence ATGTCCGTCAAGTCACTTTGCGTGGCAGGTCGACTGGCCGGATCTTCGACTCGAGATCACCATGGACCGAGAACGACACACGTTCGAGGAGGATTCGTGGCCGAGAGTGTTAAGAAGGGAGCCCGGATCACGGGCACCGATCGTTCGAAGCTGGCCGGTGAGCTGAAGAAGAAATACACGTCGGGCGCGAGTATTCGTGCTCTGGCGGAGGAGACGGGGCGTTCCTACGGTTTCGTCCACCGCATCCTCACCGAGAACGAGGTTCAGCTGCGTGGCCGGGGTGGAGCTACCCGAGGCAAGGCCAAGCAGCACTAA